From the genome of Vibrio navarrensis, one region includes:
- a CDS encoding DUF5675 family protein, which produces MKKLDEVKLNLKRTKQMGETTLGQLTIEGVSKSWFVLEPAGPDSITEGSDKRIQAGTYKLLPYSSPKYPNVYELQNVPGRTFILIHAGNYHKDTLGCLMPGKTWGVVAKSHYSVGNSKSALKEIISEIENYKKITINISNQLSSNNDKKCDNFHSIFSLFMSIVC; this is translated from the coding sequence ATGAAAAAATTAGATGAAGTTAAGTTAAATCTGAAGCGAACAAAGCAAATGGGAGAGACGACTTTAGGTCAGTTGACTATTGAAGGAGTGAGTAAAAGTTGGTTTGTATTGGAACCCGCAGGGCCAGATTCTATAACAGAGGGATCTGATAAAAGAATTCAAGCTGGCACTTATAAATTATTGCCTTATAGTTCGCCGAAATACCCGAATGTATATGAACTACAAAATGTTCCAGGTAGGACATTCATTCTGATCCATGCTGGAAATTATCACAAAGATACTCTCGGTTGTTTGATGCCAGGTAAAACATGGGGGGTTGTAGCTAAATCTCATTACTCTGTAGGTAACAGCAAATCAGCACTAAAAGAAATAATTTCTGAAATAGAGAATTATAAAAAAATCACCATAAATATATCTAATCAGTTGAGCAGCAACAATGATAAAAAGTGTGATAATTTTCATAGTATCTTTTCTTTGTTCATGTCAATTGTATGCTAA